A stretch of Schaalia odontolytica DNA encodes these proteins:
- a CDS encoding glutamine synthetase family protein has product MDSHQEYVLREVAQKNIRFIRLWFTDVAGVLKSISIDPGELEEAFSEGIGFDGSAVEGLTRVYESDMLLKPDASTFQLLPWRSNEDPVARMFCDVLMPDGRPAPSDPRGVLERAVERAADAGFRVMIHPEIEFYLLRQPVTPDRMIPVDQAGYFDHVARGDSNDFRRRAVRMLEDMAIPVEFSHHEGGPGQNEIDLRAVDPVRAADNIMTARTLIEEVALREELVATFMPKPFIEHPGSGMHTHLSLFEGEENAFFSPAGQYRLSTTGRQFIAGLLAHAEEIAAITNQHVNSYKRLWGGGEAPSYVCWGHLNRSALVRVPLYKPKKAAAARIEYRAPDPSANPYLAFAVLIAAGLEGIEKKMELMPEAEDNVWDLSDRERQVMGIHALPASLADAVRAMKGSDLVASTLGEQVFDYVIRNKRKEWTEYRQQITRQELEQFLKVVPR; this is encoded by the coding sequence GTGGATTCGCATCAGGAATACGTGCTGCGCGAGGTCGCGCAGAAGAACATTCGCTTTATCCGTTTGTGGTTCACGGATGTTGCGGGCGTCTTGAAGTCGATCTCGATCGACCCCGGTGAGCTCGAGGAGGCGTTCAGTGAGGGGATTGGCTTCGACGGGTCGGCCGTCGAAGGCCTGACGCGCGTCTACGAGTCGGACATGCTACTCAAGCCGGATGCGTCGACGTTCCAGCTGCTTCCGTGGCGTTCTAACGAGGACCCGGTTGCCCGCATGTTCTGCGACGTCCTCATGCCTGACGGCCGCCCGGCTCCCTCGGATCCTCGAGGGGTTCTCGAGCGCGCCGTGGAGCGCGCCGCCGACGCCGGGTTCCGGGTCATGATTCACCCGGAGATCGAGTTTTACCTCCTGCGTCAGCCTGTGACGCCCGATCGCATGATCCCCGTCGATCAGGCTGGCTACTTCGACCACGTGGCGCGCGGCGATTCGAACGACTTCCGCCGCCGCGCCGTGCGCATGCTCGAGGACATGGCGATTCCGGTCGAGTTCTCGCACCACGAGGGTGGGCCGGGGCAAAACGAGATTGACCTGCGAGCCGTTGATCCCGTGCGCGCAGCGGATAACATCATGACTGCCCGCACCCTCATTGAGGAGGTCGCGCTACGCGAGGAGCTTGTTGCGACGTTCATGCCCAAGCCTTTCATTGAGCACCCCGGCTCGGGTATGCACACGCACCTGTCGCTGTTCGAGGGCGAAGAAAATGCGTTCTTCTCTCCTGCGGGCCAGTATCGCCTGTCCACGACGGGGCGTCAGTTCATCGCTGGCCTTCTCGCGCACGCCGAGGAGATCGCGGCCATCACCAACCAGCATGTCAACTCCTACAAGCGCCTGTGGGGCGGGGGAGAGGCTCCCTCCTACGTGTGCTGGGGCCACTTGAATCGCTCGGCTCTCGTGCGCGTTCCGCTCTACAAGCCGAAGAAGGCCGCGGCAGCGCGTATCGAGTACCGTGCCCCCGATCCGAGCGCGAACCCCTACCTGGCGTTCGCCGTCCTGATCGCGGCTGGGCTCGAGGGCATCGAGAAGAAGATGGAGCTGATGCCAGAGGCCGAGGACAATGTGTGGGACCTGTCGGATCGCGAACGTCAGGTTATGGGCATTCACGCCCTGCCTGCCTCGTTGGCGGACGCCGTGCGTGCCATGAAGGGTTCCGATCTGGTGGCCTCCACGCTCGGCGAGCAGGTGTTCGACTACGTCATCCGAAACAAGCGCAAGGAATGGACGGAATACCGCCAGCAGATTACTCGCCAGGAGCTCGAGCAATTCCTGAAGGTTGTTCCCCGGTGA
- a CDS encoding SPFH domain-containing protein has product MNSGNIIGNIAFIVVLALVVFVVVSLARAVRIVPQSQAYVVERLGRFQAVMQGGFHLLVPFVDRVAARIDLREQVANFPPQPVITADQAMVSIDSVIYFQITDPRSATYEVANFLQAIEQLTATTLRNLIGSLDLEQTQTSRESINKQLRGVLDEATGPWGIRVTRVELKSIEPPPRVLAAMEQQITAERTKRATILTAEAEREAQIKKAEGAKQAAVLAASAQQEAQVLQAKGQKEALILQAEGARQAQILRAQGESEAIQTVFAAINAGKATPELLSYKYLEMLPKIADGQASKLWMLPSDLTGALESISKGFNLGK; this is encoded by the coding sequence GTGAATTCAGGAAACATCATCGGCAACATCGCGTTCATCGTGGTGCTTGCTCTCGTCGTTTTCGTCGTGGTTTCGCTCGCCCGCGCAGTGCGGATCGTTCCGCAGTCGCAGGCGTACGTTGTGGAGCGTCTTGGTCGGTTCCAGGCGGTCATGCAGGGTGGTTTCCACCTGCTGGTCCCCTTCGTGGACCGCGTTGCCGCTCGTATCGATCTGCGTGAGCAGGTCGCGAACTTCCCGCCGCAGCCCGTTATCACCGCCGACCAGGCGATGGTCTCGATCGACTCCGTCATCTATTTCCAGATCACGGATCCGCGCAGCGCGACCTACGAGGTCGCTAACTTCCTGCAGGCGATCGAGCAGCTGACCGCGACGACGCTGCGTAACCTGATCGGTTCGCTGGATCTGGAGCAGACGCAGACCTCACGTGAGTCGATCAACAAGCAGCTGCGCGGCGTTCTTGACGAGGCCACGGGCCCGTGGGGCATTCGCGTGACCCGCGTGGAGCTCAAGTCCATCGAGCCGCCGCCGCGAGTCCTGGCCGCCATGGAGCAGCAGATCACCGCCGAGCGTACCAAGCGTGCGACGATCCTCACGGCCGAGGCCGAGCGTGAGGCCCAGATCAAGAAGGCTGAGGGTGCCAAGCAGGCCGCCGTTCTGGCCGCGTCTGCCCAGCAGGAGGCTCAGGTTCTTCAGGCCAAGGGTCAGAAGGAAGCACTGATTCTCCAGGCCGAGGGTGCCCGCCAGGCACAGATCCTGCGCGCACAGGGTGAGTCTGAAGCCATTCAGACGGTCTTCGCGGCCATCAACGCCGGTAAGGCCACGCCCGAGCTCCTGTCCTACAAGTACCTCGAAATGCTGCCGAAGATCGCAGACGGCCAGGCGTCCAAGCTGTGGATGCTGCCCTCGGATCTCACCGGCGCACTGGAATCCATCTCGAAGGGTTTCAACCTGGGCAAGTAG
- a CDS encoding NfeD family protein, whose protein sequence is MWWLWILGALVCGIVEVMSVSFVFLMFAIGALAAGIAGAFGANLTVQVIVFIVVSIALLVILRPFLKGRIDRSSGYVPSNTDGLIGKTGYVTEAVGERHGRIQFSGGEWSARTEGPTLPVGAEVRVDRIDGATAVVSALNPASAAPTHPYGDSIS, encoded by the coding sequence ATGTGGTGGCTGTGGATTCTCGGTGCCCTCGTCTGCGGAATCGTCGAGGTCATGAGCGTGAGCTTCGTCTTCCTCATGTTTGCGATCGGCGCGTTGGCGGCGGGCATCGCGGGCGCTTTCGGCGCAAACCTGACGGTTCAGGTCATCGTCTTCATTGTCGTCTCGATTGCTCTCCTGGTCATCCTGCGTCCCTTCCTGAAAGGGCGTATCGACCGGTCCAGCGGTTACGTTCCGAGCAACACTGACGGTCTGATTGGCAAGACCGGATACGTGACCGAGGCCGTGGGAGAGCGCCACGGGCGTATCCAGTTCTCGGGTGGAGAGTGGAGCGCGCGCACTGAGGGGCCCACGCTGCCCGTTGGCGCCGAGGTTCGTGTTGACCGCATCGACGGTGCAACCGCCGTCGTGAGTGCCCTCAACCCGGCCTCTGCGGCTCCGACGCATCCGTACGGAGACTCGATCTCCTGA
- a CDS encoding ABC transporter ATP-binding protein yields the protein MTYVLNLSHVSLQRGDTQVLSDVSWSTRPRQHWVIVGPNGAGKTTLARVASGRIAPDSGEVTVSETDLSHADPSEIATRVGLSSAAVGAKIVPTQSVLDTVRSAAWGLAVAHDEEYEQVDDERAHALMDIFGVSHLAQREFSTLSEGEAQRVLLARALMTDPEVLILDEPTSGLDLGARELLIAALSEIMQGSKSPQVILVTHQIEEIPAGVTHCAIMSNGVITHQGPIEDVLTGVNLSEVYGMPLLAGNTDGRWWARGVSA from the coding sequence ATGACTTACGTCCTGAATCTTTCTCACGTGTCCCTCCAACGCGGGGACACGCAGGTCCTGTCCGACGTCTCGTGGTCGACGCGCCCGCGCCAGCACTGGGTCATCGTCGGCCCGAATGGCGCCGGCAAGACCACGTTGGCGCGCGTGGCCTCGGGCCGTATCGCTCCCGATAGCGGAGAGGTGACGGTCTCGGAGACCGATTTGTCGCACGCCGACCCCTCAGAGATCGCCACGCGCGTGGGGCTCTCCTCGGCCGCGGTGGGGGCCAAGATCGTGCCGACTCAGTCGGTCCTCGACACGGTGCGCAGCGCTGCCTGGGGCCTTGCCGTCGCCCACGACGAGGAATACGAGCAGGTCGACGACGAGCGTGCCCACGCGCTCATGGACATCTTCGGTGTCTCGCACCTCGCCCAGCGTGAGTTTTCGACGCTGTCCGAGGGCGAGGCCCAGCGCGTGCTGCTGGCGCGCGCCCTCATGACCGACCCTGAGGTGCTCATCCTCGACGAGCCGACCTCGGGCCTCGACCTGGGTGCTCGCGAGCTGCTGATCGCCGCTCTGTCGGAGATCATGCAGGGTTCGAAGTCCCCGCAGGTCATCCTGGTGACGCATCAGATCGAAGAGATCCCCGCAGGCGTCACGCACTGCGCGATCATGTCCAACGGCGTGATCACTCACCAGGGGCCGATTGAAGACGTCCTGACGGGTGTCAACCTGTCCGAGGTGTACGGCATGCCGCTGCTCGCTGGCAACACCGACGGGCGCTGGTGGGCGCGCGGCGTGAGCGCGTGA
- the glgA gene encoding glycogen synthase — protein sequence MRVDLLTREYPPHVYGGAGVHVLELAKVLRGLVDDLRVQAFDGPREPGTDGADPGVTGHADLPQLAGANAALRTLGVDLEIAAACEGSDLVHSHTWYANFAGHVASLLGDIPHVISAHSLEPLRPWKAEQLGGGYRLSSYVEKTAYEAASAIVAVSNGMRDDILRCYPGVDPERVHVIHNGIDLNKWHAPEGEAGEELRARVLAEHGIDPSRRTVVFVGRITRQKGLPYFLRAAQLLPDDVQLVLCAGAPDTPEIAAEVEGLVAELRARRSGVVLISEMLPQPEVAAILSSAQVFITPSVYEPLGIVNLEAMALGLPVVGTATGGIPDVIVDGETGYLVPIEQMQDGTGTPLDPRAFEEAMADRLVRVLDDPELGRRMGEAGLVRARDHFSWEAIGVKTAELYRSLV from the coding sequence ATGCGCGTTGATCTCCTTACCCGTGAATACCCGCCTCACGTCTACGGAGGAGCCGGTGTCCACGTGCTCGAACTGGCCAAGGTCCTGCGCGGCCTCGTCGATGACCTGCGTGTCCAGGCGTTTGACGGTCCGCGCGAACCGGGTACCGATGGAGCCGACCCGGGCGTGACCGGACATGCGGATTTGCCTCAGCTGGCCGGAGCGAACGCCGCGCTGCGCACGCTTGGTGTCGACCTCGAGATCGCTGCTGCGTGCGAGGGTTCTGACCTGGTTCACTCCCACACCTGGTACGCGAATTTTGCCGGACACGTTGCGTCGCTTCTCGGCGACATCCCGCACGTGATCTCAGCGCACTCGCTTGAGCCGCTGCGCCCGTGGAAGGCTGAGCAGCTCGGCGGCGGCTACCGCCTGTCCTCCTACGTGGAGAAGACGGCCTACGAGGCTGCGAGCGCGATCGTCGCCGTCTCGAATGGCATGCGTGACGACATTCTGCGCTGCTACCCCGGCGTTGATCCCGAGCGCGTGCACGTCATCCACAACGGCATCGACCTGAACAAGTGGCACGCCCCCGAGGGTGAGGCGGGCGAGGAACTGCGCGCCCGCGTTCTCGCCGAGCACGGTATTGACCCGTCTCGTCGCACGGTCGTGTTCGTCGGCCGCATCACCCGCCAGAAGGGCCTCCCGTACTTCCTGCGCGCCGCCCAGCTCCTGCCCGATGACGTTCAGCTTGTGCTGTGCGCCGGCGCTCCCGACACCCCTGAGATCGCGGCCGAGGTTGAGGGCCTCGTCGCCGAGCTCCGCGCTCGCCGCTCCGGCGTCGTTCTTATCTCCGAGATGCTCCCCCAACCCGAGGTGGCGGCGATCCTGTCCTCGGCGCAGGTCTTCATCACGCCGTCGGTGTACGAGCCCCTCGGCATCGTCAATCTCGAGGCGATGGCCCTCGGCCTGCCCGTCGTCGGCACCGCGACCGGCGGCATTCCCGACGTCATCGTCGATGGAGAGACCGGCTACCTCGTGCCGATCGAACAGATGCAGGACGGCACGGGAACCCCGCTCGATCCTCGCGCCTTTGAGGAAGCGATGGCTGATCGCCTGGTGCGTGTCCTCGACGATCCTGAGCTGGGCCGTCGTATGGGCGAGGCCGGCCTCGTTCGCGCCCGCGATCACTTCTCCTGGGAAGCGATCGGCGTGAAGACCGCCGAGCTGTACCGTTCGCTCGTTTAG